From Callithrix jacchus isolate 240 chromosome 15, calJac240_pri, whole genome shotgun sequence, one genomic window encodes:
- the COX17 gene encoding cytochrome c oxidase copper chaperone — protein MPGLVDSNPAPPESQEKKPLKPCCACPETKKARDACIIEKGEEHCGHLIEAHKECMRALGFKI, from the exons ATGCCGGGTCTGGTCGACTCAAACCCTGCCCCGCCTGAGTCTCAGGAGAAGAAGCCGCTGAAGCCCTGCTGCGCCTGCCCGGAGACCAAGAAGGCGCGCGATGCGTG tatCATCGAGAAAGGAGAAGAACACTGTGGACATCTAATTGAGGCCCACAAGGAATGCATGAGAGCCCTAGGATTTAAAATATGA